The following coding sequences are from one Humulus lupulus chromosome X, drHumLupu1.1, whole genome shotgun sequence window:
- the LOC133806084 gene encoding uncharacterized protein LOC133806084 has product MDGGGGDSNIISLRGSRGLGSSSELGSYSTYLMPGVRIWPSKVLTTTTTAAAAAAAAAAAAAAAVAAAASAASAAAATDAAAASAAAATDAAAAAAAAATAVVNALLQRYIPIWIYRMSTNDLPWIELV; this is encoded by the exons ATGGATGGCGGTGGGGGAGACTCTAATATAATTAGTCTGCGGGGTTCACGAGGTTTAGGTTCTTCATCCGAGTTGGGATCATACTCAACCTATCTAATGCCTGGGGTAAGGATTTGGCCTTCTAAG GTattgactactactactactgctgctgctgctgccgctgCTGCCGCCGCTGCTGCTGCCGCCGCCGTTGCCGCCGCCGCTTCCGCCGCTTCTGCCGCTGCCGCCACCGATGCCGCCGCCGCTTCCGCCGCTGCCGCCACCGATGCCGCCGCCGCTGCCGCTGCCGCCGCCACTGCC GTGGTCAACGCATTGTTGCAACGTTACATCCCAATCTGGATCTACAGGATGTCTACTAACGACTTGCCTTGGATTGAATTGGTGTAA